A window of the Equus asinus isolate D_3611 breed Donkey chromosome 20, EquAss-T2T_v2, whole genome shotgun sequence genome harbors these coding sequences:
- the ZNF214 gene encoding zinc finger protein 214 isoform X1, with protein MPPFYSSTSSTLHPSPKEEHKGGRNVHYFPHSLIPDFFFLESLFFDQMAVTFEDITVIFTWEEWRFLDSSQKKLYREVMWENYTNVLSVENWKESYKPQEERFRYLEHENLSCWQGWRNANTQIHENQNYVETVQEIVSEDLKQQDLSHYQEWLILCTQVPGYGNYEVTFGGKSPRNLKYTKFIPWQSLETKHTQDYGREIYVSDSHGFQGSKSHLGICRNNFSMEKEQKLIVQHSYVPVEEALPEYIGEICQNDLLKDSMEEKYCGCNKCKEIYYWNSQCVLHKRNQLAEKFYQCSISTACFSQRSDLYRHPRIHIAKKLYGCDEVDSNFSQSLGVHFYQRVHTGEIPYICNVCGKSFSQISSLHNHQRVHTEEKRYKFQCDKDLRRNSLLHIHQRLHIGEKPFKCDQCGKSFSRSSVLHVHQRVHTGEKPYKCDECGKGFSQSSNLRIHQLVHTGVKSYKCDDCGKGFTQRSNLQIHQRVHTGEKPYKCDDCGKDFSHSSDLRIHQRVHTGEKPYTCHECGKGFSKSSKLHTHQRVHTGEKPYKCEQCGKGFSQRSHLLIHQRVHTGEKPYKCDDCGKGFSHSSNLHIHQRVHTGEKPYQCAKCGKGFSHSSALRIHQRVHIGEKPHKCHEYYKRFDQNSHLHNNHRRETI; from the exons atgcccccattttacag CTCAACCTCCTCaacactccacccttctccaaaAGAGGAGCACAAAGGAGGAAGGAATGTTCACTATTTTCCTCATAGTCTGATCCCAG atttcttcttcctggaaagCCTATTCTTTGACCAGATGGCAGTAACATTTGAAGATATAACTGTTATTTTTACTTGGGAGGAATGGAGATTCCTGGATTCTTCTCAAAAAAAGCTCTACAGAGAGGTCATGTGGGAGAACTACACAAATGTCCTGTCAGTAG AAAACTGGAAAGAGAGCTACAAACCCCAGGAAGAAAGATTCAGATATTTAGAACATGAAAATCTTTCCTGCTGGCAAGGCTGGAGGAATGCCAACACTCAGATACATGAGAATCAAAACTATGTGGAAACCGTTCAAGAAATAGTTTCTGAAGACCTAAAGCAGCAAGACCTTTCCCACTATCAAGAATGGTTAATACTCTGCACACAAGTACCAGGGTATGGGAACTATGAAGTGACTTTTGGAGGTAAAAGTCCCAGGAACTTAAAATATACAAAGTTTATACCTTGGCAGTCCTTAGAAACAAAGCACACTCAAGACTATGGTAGAGAAATCTATGTGAGTGATTCACATGGTTTTCAAGGAAGCAAATCCCATCTTGGCATATGCAGGAATAATTTCTCCATGGAAAAAGAACAGAAGCTTATAGTTCAGCATTCTTACGTACCAGTTGAAGAAGCCCTTCCAGAGTACATTGGGGAGATCTGCCAAAATGACCTACTGAAAGACTCTATGGAAGAGAAATACTGTGGAtgtaataaatgtaaagaaatttaTTATTGGAATTCTCAGTGTGTTCTCCACAAGAGAAATCAACTTGCAGAAAAGTTCTATCAGTGCTCCATTAGTACAGCATGCTTCTCTCAGAGATCAGACCTATACAGACATCCAAGAATCCACATAGCTAAGAAGCTGTATGGATGTGATGAAGTTGACAGTAACTTTAGTCAGAGTTTAGGTGTTCACTTTTATCAGAGAGTCCACACAGGAGAGATTCCTTATATATGTAATGTGTGTGGTAAGAGCTTCAGTCAGATCTCTAGTCTTCACAACCATCAAAGAGTCCATACGGAAGAGAAACGCTATAAATTTCAGTGTGATAAGGACCTCCGTAGAAATTCATTACTTCACATTCACCAGAGACTTCACATAGGAGAAAAGCCTTTTAAGTGCGATCAGTGTGGTAAGAGTTTTAGTCGGAGTTCAGTACTTCATGTTCATCAGAGAgtccacacaggagagaaaccatataAGTGTGATGAATGTGGTAAGGGCTTCAGTCAGAGCTCAAATCTTCGAATTCATCAGTTAGTCCACACAGGAGTGAAGTCCTATAAATGTGATGACTGTGGTAAGGGTTTTACCCAGCGCTCAAATCTTCAAATTCATCAGAGAGTGCATACCGGAGAGAAGCCTTATAAGTGTGACGACTGTGGTAAGGACTTTAGTCACAGCTCAGATCTTCGCATTCATCAGAGGGTCCAtacaggggagaaaccctatACTTGTCATGAGTGTGGGAAGGGCTTCAGCAAGAGTTCAAAGCTTCACACTCATCAAAGAGtacatactggagagaaaccctataaatgtgaACAGTGTGGCAAGGGATTCAGTCAGCGTTCACATCTTCTCATTCATCAGAGAGTCcatacaggagaaaaaccctatAAATGTGATGATTGTGGAAAGGGCTTTAGTCACAGCTCTAATCTTCACATTCATCAGAGGGTTCACACAGGGGAGAAGCCTTATCAATGTGCTAAGTGTGGTAAGGGTTTCAGTCATAGTTCAGCTCTTCGAATTCATCAAAGAGTCCACATAGGAGAGAAACCTCATAAATGCCATGAGTATTATAAGAGATTTGATCAGAATTCACATCTTCACAATAATCACAGAAGAGAAACCATATAA
- the ZNF214 gene encoding zinc finger protein 214 isoform X3: MPPFYSSTSSTLHPSPKEEHKGGRNVHYFPHSLIPENWKESYKPQEERFRYLEHENLSCWQGWRNANTQIHENQNYVETVQEIVSEDLKQQDLSHYQEWLILCTQVPGYGNYEVTFGGKSPRNLKYTKFIPWQSLETKHTQDYGREIYVSDSHGFQGSKSHLGICRNNFSMEKEQKLIVQHSYVPVEEALPEYIGEICQNDLLKDSMEEKYCGCNKCKEIYYWNSQCVLHKRNQLAEKFYQCSISTACFSQRSDLYRHPRIHIAKKLYGCDEVDSNFSQSLGVHFYQRVHTGEIPYICNVCGKSFSQISSLHNHQRVHTEEKRYKFQCDKDLRRNSLLHIHQRLHIGEKPFKCDQCGKSFSRSSVLHVHQRVHTGEKPYKCDECGKGFSQSSNLRIHQLVHTGVKSYKCDDCGKGFTQRSNLQIHQRVHTGEKPYKCDDCGKDFSHSSDLRIHQRVHTGEKPYTCHECGKGFSKSSKLHTHQRVHTGEKPYKCEQCGKGFSQRSHLLIHQRVHTGEKPYKCDDCGKGFSHSSNLHIHQRVHTGEKPYQCAKCGKGFSHSSALRIHQRVHIGEKPHKCHEYYKRFDQNSHLHNNHRRETI; this comes from the exons atgcccccattttacag CTCAACCTCCTCaacactccacccttctccaaaAGAGGAGCACAAAGGAGGAAGGAATGTTCACTATTTTCCTCATAGTCTGATCCCAG AAAACTGGAAAGAGAGCTACAAACCCCAGGAAGAAAGATTCAGATATTTAGAACATGAAAATCTTTCCTGCTGGCAAGGCTGGAGGAATGCCAACACTCAGATACATGAGAATCAAAACTATGTGGAAACCGTTCAAGAAATAGTTTCTGAAGACCTAAAGCAGCAAGACCTTTCCCACTATCAAGAATGGTTAATACTCTGCACACAAGTACCAGGGTATGGGAACTATGAAGTGACTTTTGGAGGTAAAAGTCCCAGGAACTTAAAATATACAAAGTTTATACCTTGGCAGTCCTTAGAAACAAAGCACACTCAAGACTATGGTAGAGAAATCTATGTGAGTGATTCACATGGTTTTCAAGGAAGCAAATCCCATCTTGGCATATGCAGGAATAATTTCTCCATGGAAAAAGAACAGAAGCTTATAGTTCAGCATTCTTACGTACCAGTTGAAGAAGCCCTTCCAGAGTACATTGGGGAGATCTGCCAAAATGACCTACTGAAAGACTCTATGGAAGAGAAATACTGTGGAtgtaataaatgtaaagaaatttaTTATTGGAATTCTCAGTGTGTTCTCCACAAGAGAAATCAACTTGCAGAAAAGTTCTATCAGTGCTCCATTAGTACAGCATGCTTCTCTCAGAGATCAGACCTATACAGACATCCAAGAATCCACATAGCTAAGAAGCTGTATGGATGTGATGAAGTTGACAGTAACTTTAGTCAGAGTTTAGGTGTTCACTTTTATCAGAGAGTCCACACAGGAGAGATTCCTTATATATGTAATGTGTGTGGTAAGAGCTTCAGTCAGATCTCTAGTCTTCACAACCATCAAAGAGTCCATACGGAAGAGAAACGCTATAAATTTCAGTGTGATAAGGACCTCCGTAGAAATTCATTACTTCACATTCACCAGAGACTTCACATAGGAGAAAAGCCTTTTAAGTGCGATCAGTGTGGTAAGAGTTTTAGTCGGAGTTCAGTACTTCATGTTCATCAGAGAgtccacacaggagagaaaccatataAGTGTGATGAATGTGGTAAGGGCTTCAGTCAGAGCTCAAATCTTCGAATTCATCAGTTAGTCCACACAGGAGTGAAGTCCTATAAATGTGATGACTGTGGTAAGGGTTTTACCCAGCGCTCAAATCTTCAAATTCATCAGAGAGTGCATACCGGAGAGAAGCCTTATAAGTGTGACGACTGTGGTAAGGACTTTAGTCACAGCTCAGATCTTCGCATTCATCAGAGGGTCCAtacaggggagaaaccctatACTTGTCATGAGTGTGGGAAGGGCTTCAGCAAGAGTTCAAAGCTTCACACTCATCAAAGAGtacatactggagagaaaccctataaatgtgaACAGTGTGGCAAGGGATTCAGTCAGCGTTCACATCTTCTCATTCATCAGAGAGTCcatacaggagaaaaaccctatAAATGTGATGATTGTGGAAAGGGCTTTAGTCACAGCTCTAATCTTCACATTCATCAGAGGGTTCACACAGGGGAGAAGCCTTATCAATGTGCTAAGTGTGGTAAGGGTTTCAGTCATAGTTCAGCTCTTCGAATTCATCAAAGAGTCCACATAGGAGAGAAACCTCATAAATGCCATGAGTATTATAAGAGATTTGATCAGAATTCACATCTTCACAATAATCACAGAAGAGAAACCATATAA
- the ZNF214 gene encoding zinc finger protein 214 isoform X2, giving the protein MAVTFEDITVIFTWEEWRFLDSSQKKLYREVMWENYTNVLSVENWKESYKPQEERFRYLEHENLSCWQGWRNANTQIHENQNYVETVQEIVSEDLKQQDLSHYQEWLILCTQVPGYGNYEVTFGGKSPRNLKYTKFIPWQSLETKHTQDYGREIYVSDSHGFQGSKSHLGICRNNFSMEKEQKLIVQHSYVPVEEALPEYIGEICQNDLLKDSMEEKYCGCNKCKEIYYWNSQCVLHKRNQLAEKFYQCSISTACFSQRSDLYRHPRIHIAKKLYGCDEVDSNFSQSLGVHFYQRVHTGEIPYICNVCGKSFSQISSLHNHQRVHTEEKRYKFQCDKDLRRNSLLHIHQRLHIGEKPFKCDQCGKSFSRSSVLHVHQRVHTGEKPYKCDECGKGFSQSSNLRIHQLVHTGVKSYKCDDCGKGFTQRSNLQIHQRVHTGEKPYKCDDCGKDFSHSSDLRIHQRVHTGEKPYTCHECGKGFSKSSKLHTHQRVHTGEKPYKCEQCGKGFSQRSHLLIHQRVHTGEKPYKCDDCGKGFSHSSNLHIHQRVHTGEKPYQCAKCGKGFSHSSALRIHQRVHIGEKPHKCHEYYKRFDQNSHLHNNHRRETI; this is encoded by the exons ATGGCAGTAACATTTGAAGATATAACTGTTATTTTTACTTGGGAGGAATGGAGATTCCTGGATTCTTCTCAAAAAAAGCTCTACAGAGAGGTCATGTGGGAGAACTACACAAATGTCCTGTCAGTAG AAAACTGGAAAGAGAGCTACAAACCCCAGGAAGAAAGATTCAGATATTTAGAACATGAAAATCTTTCCTGCTGGCAAGGCTGGAGGAATGCCAACACTCAGATACATGAGAATCAAAACTATGTGGAAACCGTTCAAGAAATAGTTTCTGAAGACCTAAAGCAGCAAGACCTTTCCCACTATCAAGAATGGTTAATACTCTGCACACAAGTACCAGGGTATGGGAACTATGAAGTGACTTTTGGAGGTAAAAGTCCCAGGAACTTAAAATATACAAAGTTTATACCTTGGCAGTCCTTAGAAACAAAGCACACTCAAGACTATGGTAGAGAAATCTATGTGAGTGATTCACATGGTTTTCAAGGAAGCAAATCCCATCTTGGCATATGCAGGAATAATTTCTCCATGGAAAAAGAACAGAAGCTTATAGTTCAGCATTCTTACGTACCAGTTGAAGAAGCCCTTCCAGAGTACATTGGGGAGATCTGCCAAAATGACCTACTGAAAGACTCTATGGAAGAGAAATACTGTGGAtgtaataaatgtaaagaaatttaTTATTGGAATTCTCAGTGTGTTCTCCACAAGAGAAATCAACTTGCAGAAAAGTTCTATCAGTGCTCCATTAGTACAGCATGCTTCTCTCAGAGATCAGACCTATACAGACATCCAAGAATCCACATAGCTAAGAAGCTGTATGGATGTGATGAAGTTGACAGTAACTTTAGTCAGAGTTTAGGTGTTCACTTTTATCAGAGAGTCCACACAGGAGAGATTCCTTATATATGTAATGTGTGTGGTAAGAGCTTCAGTCAGATCTCTAGTCTTCACAACCATCAAAGAGTCCATACGGAAGAGAAACGCTATAAATTTCAGTGTGATAAGGACCTCCGTAGAAATTCATTACTTCACATTCACCAGAGACTTCACATAGGAGAAAAGCCTTTTAAGTGCGATCAGTGTGGTAAGAGTTTTAGTCGGAGTTCAGTACTTCATGTTCATCAGAGAgtccacacaggagagaaaccatataAGTGTGATGAATGTGGTAAGGGCTTCAGTCAGAGCTCAAATCTTCGAATTCATCAGTTAGTCCACACAGGAGTGAAGTCCTATAAATGTGATGACTGTGGTAAGGGTTTTACCCAGCGCTCAAATCTTCAAATTCATCAGAGAGTGCATACCGGAGAGAAGCCTTATAAGTGTGACGACTGTGGTAAGGACTTTAGTCACAGCTCAGATCTTCGCATTCATCAGAGGGTCCAtacaggggagaaaccctatACTTGTCATGAGTGTGGGAAGGGCTTCAGCAAGAGTTCAAAGCTTCACACTCATCAAAGAGtacatactggagagaaaccctataaatgtgaACAGTGTGGCAAGGGATTCAGTCAGCGTTCACATCTTCTCATTCATCAGAGAGTCcatacaggagaaaaaccctatAAATGTGATGATTGTGGAAAGGGCTTTAGTCACAGCTCTAATCTTCACATTCATCAGAGGGTTCACACAGGGGAGAAGCCTTATCAATGTGCTAAGTGTGGTAAGGGTTTCAGTCATAGTTCAGCTCTTCGAATTCATCAAAGAGTCCACATAGGAGAGAAACCTCATAAATGCCATGAGTATTATAAGAGATTTGATCAGAATTCACATCTTCACAATAATCACAGAAGAGAAACCATATAA
- the ZNF214 gene encoding zinc finger protein 214 isoform X4 — translation MEIPGFFSKKALQRGHVGELHKCPVKNWKESYKPQEERFRYLEHENLSCWQGWRNANTQIHENQNYVETVQEIVSEDLKQQDLSHYQEWLILCTQVPGYGNYEVTFGGKSPRNLKYTKFIPWQSLETKHTQDYGREIYVSDSHGFQGSKSHLGICRNNFSMEKEQKLIVQHSYVPVEEALPEYIGEICQNDLLKDSMEEKYCGCNKCKEIYYWNSQCVLHKRNQLAEKFYQCSISTACFSQRSDLYRHPRIHIAKKLYGCDEVDSNFSQSLGVHFYQRVHTGEIPYICNVCGKSFSQISSLHNHQRVHTEEKRYKFQCDKDLRRNSLLHIHQRLHIGEKPFKCDQCGKSFSRSSVLHVHQRVHTGEKPYKCDECGKGFSQSSNLRIHQLVHTGVKSYKCDDCGKGFTQRSNLQIHQRVHTGEKPYKCDDCGKDFSHSSDLRIHQRVHTGEKPYTCHECGKGFSKSSKLHTHQRVHTGEKPYKCEQCGKGFSQRSHLLIHQRVHTGEKPYKCDDCGKGFSHSSNLHIHQRVHTGEKPYQCAKCGKGFSHSSALRIHQRVHIGEKPHKCHEYYKRFDQNSHLHNNHRRETI, via the exons ATGGAGATTCCTGGATTCTTCTCAAAAAAAGCTCTACAGAGAGGTCATGTGGGAGAACTACACAAATGTCCTGTCA AAAACTGGAAAGAGAGCTACAAACCCCAGGAAGAAAGATTCAGATATTTAGAACATGAAAATCTTTCCTGCTGGCAAGGCTGGAGGAATGCCAACACTCAGATACATGAGAATCAAAACTATGTGGAAACCGTTCAAGAAATAGTTTCTGAAGACCTAAAGCAGCAAGACCTTTCCCACTATCAAGAATGGTTAATACTCTGCACACAAGTACCAGGGTATGGGAACTATGAAGTGACTTTTGGAGGTAAAAGTCCCAGGAACTTAAAATATACAAAGTTTATACCTTGGCAGTCCTTAGAAACAAAGCACACTCAAGACTATGGTAGAGAAATCTATGTGAGTGATTCACATGGTTTTCAAGGAAGCAAATCCCATCTTGGCATATGCAGGAATAATTTCTCCATGGAAAAAGAACAGAAGCTTATAGTTCAGCATTCTTACGTACCAGTTGAAGAAGCCCTTCCAGAGTACATTGGGGAGATCTGCCAAAATGACCTACTGAAAGACTCTATGGAAGAGAAATACTGTGGAtgtaataaatgtaaagaaatttaTTATTGGAATTCTCAGTGTGTTCTCCACAAGAGAAATCAACTTGCAGAAAAGTTCTATCAGTGCTCCATTAGTACAGCATGCTTCTCTCAGAGATCAGACCTATACAGACATCCAAGAATCCACATAGCTAAGAAGCTGTATGGATGTGATGAAGTTGACAGTAACTTTAGTCAGAGTTTAGGTGTTCACTTTTATCAGAGAGTCCACACAGGAGAGATTCCTTATATATGTAATGTGTGTGGTAAGAGCTTCAGTCAGATCTCTAGTCTTCACAACCATCAAAGAGTCCATACGGAAGAGAAACGCTATAAATTTCAGTGTGATAAGGACCTCCGTAGAAATTCATTACTTCACATTCACCAGAGACTTCACATAGGAGAAAAGCCTTTTAAGTGCGATCAGTGTGGTAAGAGTTTTAGTCGGAGTTCAGTACTTCATGTTCATCAGAGAgtccacacaggagagaaaccatataAGTGTGATGAATGTGGTAAGGGCTTCAGTCAGAGCTCAAATCTTCGAATTCATCAGTTAGTCCACACAGGAGTGAAGTCCTATAAATGTGATGACTGTGGTAAGGGTTTTACCCAGCGCTCAAATCTTCAAATTCATCAGAGAGTGCATACCGGAGAGAAGCCTTATAAGTGTGACGACTGTGGTAAGGACTTTAGTCACAGCTCAGATCTTCGCATTCATCAGAGGGTCCAtacaggggagaaaccctatACTTGTCATGAGTGTGGGAAGGGCTTCAGCAAGAGTTCAAAGCTTCACACTCATCAAAGAGtacatactggagagaaaccctataaatgtgaACAGTGTGGCAAGGGATTCAGTCAGCGTTCACATCTTCTCATTCATCAGAGAGTCcatacaggagaaaaaccctatAAATGTGATGATTGTGGAAAGGGCTTTAGTCACAGCTCTAATCTTCACATTCATCAGAGGGTTCACACAGGGGAGAAGCCTTATCAATGTGCTAAGTGTGGTAAGGGTTTCAGTCATAGTTCAGCTCTTCGAATTCATCAAAGAGTCCACATAGGAGAGAAACCTCATAAATGCCATGAGTATTATAAGAGATTTGATCAGAATTCACATCTTCACAATAATCACAGAAGAGAAACCATATAA